The genomic interval GTTGTGCAGAAGCTAccttcagcattttcaaaatccCTGTCTGAATTCAGTAACTTAGACCCCTCTCTCCTTTTGAATCTTTCCTTTTACCTTTCTGCTCACACAAGTACCTGTAAAAAGGGAAGATCGTTTTGCAgctgtgaaaaggaagaaagctgaaaattTTAATATTGGATAATTAGAAAAATTGGCATCAACAACTGGTTATTTCAGgagaaccatttttttttttcactgctaaaTGTATTATTGATTtctactatatttttttctcccttttcaaagTACAAAGCCCTTAAATAATTTGAAGTTTTCCCTTATTCCTCAGAATTGCGGCATATGACTGATAACTGCCTTTAGAACTCCTAATAGCTAAATTACAATTATTATGCAAAGGCCTACAATAGACAGTTATATGGATTGTTAAATGACTTTGCCTTTTTTGCAAACCATAATCATTTTCCTTTATTAGCTGAAGGATTTCATAATTTAAGGAAGATGAGAACCTATAAGTCACACTTTCAAATAAGGAACATGGATATTGCAAACATTAAATTCTCCCATAAAAATGTTAAGGCATCATTAAACTAGGATCAGATTAATACAATTCAGTCAACTCTAGATAGATATCTCCTGTAATAGGCTGAAACAATACCTAGTGATATAGGATGTATAAGATTTTACTACAACCAATTTATAAACCTATAAAACATACAGGTATCACTCAAAGCCATCATTAATTGCACATGCCTCGTATTAAATCAAGTGAGTTTGGTAAGGAGAAATACTCCCCTCCCTTACTGTGTCTCTCTTTCCATTGTTAGCTGCTACCATAGCATCCTACTTCTACCGTAAGTCAGATGAGAGATTCCTTCTGGTAGAGGTTGACCTGAGAATCTGTGCTTGATTTATCCATCTGTTTAGGTGTCTGAAAGATTTCTAAATGAATTTTCAGGGCATAATTTAGTTCTCACTTGTAGCACTGTAAATCTGGAGTCATTCTGGGTATGCTCCGGAGTAACAGCAAGCAGGATCTGAGCCTGAGTTTagttatattaaaaacaaaggcTTGCATCTCTCCTcttcagctgggcagaggaagggcaaTAGTAAGGGAAAAAGAGGCAACGGACAACTGGCTCTGTGCAAGCTCCTTCTAATGGTACAAAGCAGCTCTGAGGATCTGGAGAAATCAAAGTTTTAGGTAAGCAGGGCAGAACTAAATGGGACATGTTTTATGCATCAGCGTGCCTTCCCAGTCCCTTGGCTGCATACCTGCTATGAAGAATATAGCTGAGTTGGGCTGGTGATGGGCTGGACCGCTTCTAATTCCTAAACTGCTTCAGATCCAGCTTGGATCAGTTGTCTTCAATAAGGCCTGTGTGGAATTTGTCTGTGATTCCTTGACAGTAATTTTGGTCCAAAGCATCGCAATCATTGAGTGAACAGATTTGGCgcaaaataattcttttgttCGGGGTGTCAGGGAAAAAGTACTGGTTAACAGCAGGGGAGTATGTTGCTGGCTCTGATATCTTGTTGTGACGAATCTCCAGAACTTCTGTCACATTAGTGTGCGTGTCTCCCATTCTGCATCTAGACATTACATAGTCTTTGGTCAAAGTGGAAATGTAGATGTTTTGATATCTGTTTTATCTATTCTTATTTATTATATCTATAATCTATAGCATATAGCTATAATCTATAGCAACAATAGctacatatatatctgtataaatatatctctatatttcttttcttatgtATTTATCCCATGACTTGTGCTTGAAAAGTGCTGATATGCATATTTAAAGCGTTATATATATTAGTCTACTTTGACCTCCATTTGAGTATACCTGTATCTAAATATGTtagtgaagatttaaaaaaaaaaaaaaaacaaacagattcaGCGCATATGTGTGCACCTGTGTATGCATACAgataggaaagagaaggaaatatttttcccgCTCCCCTCAGATCTACAGGCACATGTCATATTCTGTATTTTGTAAGAAATAGATCAGGTAATGATAATACACTGTGCTGTACCTGTTCTGTGTATTAGTTATTAGTTATCCAAGTATATATATTCCCTCTGCTACTAAATTGATAACAATAAGATCCAGAGGTTGAAGCTGGGCTGAGAAGGAAATGACAAAGGAGAAACTAGCCTGCTAAGCTGAACACAGCTGGTGCGGCTCCTAGGAGAGTTGTGGCACCACTATGGAGAAAAGCTTGCTGGAAGCAATGTTTAACAGCTAGATTAGAAAAGACTCCTTTAAAAGTTAGCGCTGTGAAACCAGACTGGACCATTCAGGATGCATAGCCCTGTGTatactggcttttttttaatataggctGAAAGGATGACTAAGTGTGCCCCTGGACACCTAGAGAAGcttagcacacacacacacacagatagtaTTTGTTTGTAAATCTGTAATAATGATTGAAAAGGCAAGCAAATATGAGGAGATGTCAAACAGTGTAAAAGATGAATATAGTTTAGTTCCCTTgtaaacattttccagttttgtcTGAAAAAGTTATGTGATTTAGCTCAGTACTTGCAGTATTCCCTAAGGTCTGTGTAGGACACATCCCCAACTACCTCAGTCATTTATTGAATCATCTAATGCAATTGAATTCAGAGTGACAGCCAAAATTATATCTAGTTAGTAAAAAAAGTTGTTGTATTTAATCATGTGATTGTACATCCATTTAGCTCAGCCCAGCAATCATAGCAACCCTTATACTGAAGTAACTTTACCTGTGTGATTTGTCTTTGATAAGTAGGAAAACTCACTCAGAGGGCATTATCATGCAGAGAATTTGGAGCATGAGGCCTAGCTATATGCCAGCAATACACATTTCTAGTAATTCATAATTGTGTATGAGGACTGTGTTTAAATTAGGATTTTTGTTTGCAAAGCCAAAGATGACTGCTCTGGTGATGTCTCATGGAAGAAGCTAGAAGCAGTTTCTATTTTACCAATTTGACTGTATAAGAAAATAGAACTTTATTTAACTGTATAAGAAAATTTCAGCCTAGATACCCGTTCAACCTTTCCTGAGGAAGCTAGGGCTATGTGAATGCCCTGTCAGTTCATTCTCCTGCTAAAAAGTTCTGAACCTGTTGATATTGGTCAAATTTGAAGGAGGAGCTAGAGTTTCAGAATGCACTGTATTCCTCCAAGTTTCATGGAAATAAGTGTGAAAATATAACAGCACCAGATTAGCACTCTCGGGGAGGGAAAGGCATTTACAATGTGGCTGTTGCATACGCTCTCTAGCAGTAGCCAGCTGGCCCATCAGCACATGCGTACTTCTGGGCTTCTCAAAGCATTGTACGGTCGCTGTAGTGCTGGAGATGGGATGAGAAATTAGTGTGACTGTGACCTCTTATCCGTGGTCTAAAGGAAATAGCTCACTGAACAACTTCAGTTGTTGTTTAGTTAAACTACCTGTTTAATGATATATTAGAGGCATTTGGTACAAAATCCTACAATTGCAGAGAGCAGGACACTCAATTGCAGAGCAAGGCATAAGCAGCACATAGATTTAATGCAGTTCATTTGCAGGTAGTGAGCTGGGTTCATTCTGTCTGGCTGGTAATTGCTATCAGAATGAGACAGGCAGTGAGCCCGTGTCCTTCCTCACACGCACATTGCTGATACATATTTTCCAGGACAGAAAACCATCTATTAGTTCAATCGCTAGCTTGGGACTCAGAAGACCTGATTTAACTTTGTGCTCCACCTTAGACCTTTTGAGTTACTATAGGCAAGACATTTAGCATATGTCTATGCTGCAGACTGCAGTGAAGCATCAAGATCTGCTAGTTAGTTTTTAATGAGCTAGCTTGGAAGCAGTCTGTGGCAGTACTCGGTTAACTTACCTCGGCTTCATTTCAGTACATCCTTTAATTTAACATATGGTGGCTGGATTTTAGGGTATTTCATGAAGTTCAGTGAGGATCAAATGTAATGCAGCTTCCTGATCAGTCATATGAAATAAAGTTAGCATTAAATGACCCCAGTGGTCAGTCCAAGTAAGATATTAATTGTCTAAGCATATGGGCTCAGTTGACTTTATAAAGTAGGACAGATAGGCCCTGTAGGGCTGAAGAAGGGCAACATAGCTagcagagagccccaaaaggcCATATTTGGAACATGATTCATTTAACCTAACTTTAGAGCTCTCCACTCCTAATTATAGTTGGTGGACAACTTAATGCCTTTTTGGAACATGCTTCATCTAGCTTATTTCAGAGATCGCCTTGATGAGATAAATTGTCTGCTAGATAGGCATCTAGTTGAGATGAGAATCTAGAAGTAGACCTCAAATATTTGTGCAGGTGAATCCCATCCTCGAAGTCTTTCCAGTGTGACCTTACTCATTTAGAGATTGCGCTAGTACCTCTGCACCACATACTACAGACAAGAAGTGAAACACTCTTCCCTAACTGTGCCTTAGCTCCCTGCCATGTCTCCAAGAAGGTGTTCTGGGGATAGATGTCTTCAAGAAGTGGAGGTAAGACCTCTTATCCAAATGAGCAGGTATAGTTAGGAAAAAGATAGAAGCTTTTAGGCCCTTCTTGAGGATATTAATATGCATGAACAATATGCTAACAGGAAACTTTTCAGCATCGTAGACAAGATAACTGAACTTTATTTCAGCAAAACAGTTGAGCTCAAAAGTGTCAGTCCTGAGAAAAGATTAACCGTATAAACATTTATACTTTTATTAGTAACAGTACTGTCAACTGAAGCCTGtgaaacttcatatttttaagcTCAGCATAATCGATAGCAGAATTTCGTCATATCGGCAAGAAAGGGAGTTTTCACCTGTACTTTGCGATCAGTTGTCTCGGTTTTATATCATTGATGTTTCAACCTGAGACAAAACTGAAATGTCTCATTGCTCACTGATGAGGATGAAGTGTGAGCAAAGAACCACGAGAGGGAGCTATTGGAAGCAGTAAAGCTGACGTTTTTCTCCTCATTAAGCAGCATGTTATCTTTAAAAGGCACTCTGCTAAAGGTTGTAAAACATTCAGGAGATCACAGcatcttaaaaacaaagcttttgctGGGAGGGAATCCACCCGAAGGCTTatcaaacactttttaaaaattgcactgaAGTCAATTTAAAAAGGtgtgccttttaaaaaataactcttAGTTAGATTTATATACCACAGTGCCTACAGTTTTAAGGTGTAATCTTTAAATTTCtactttctttggatttttttttcaagcagtgaAATAGATAATATAGTTGTGATGtcattttgcttttgaatatGAACATAAGAGTATATGGGAGGGCAGACCTGCTTAGATCATTTGGTTCAAGCCCCGTGTTAGCAGCTCCATTCTCTATTTGTCTCAGTTACAGGACATATTTCTCTGTACTGTCCGAGTCCTTCACTGGAAAAACTCTGGATGTTTTACAAAGTTCAGCAGGGATTAAATGCATCTCTTAACTCCTAgccagttttaaaaaatgaatttaactgTAAATGGCTCAACATAGGGATAAACGTGGATATTAATTATAGAACCAGAGGGGCTCAATTTACTTTGTAAAGCAATTAAAAGTAGACAGAAACTTATAGTCTGATTCTGAGAAAGAATaatgtctgtttaaaaataacttcctACTCAGAATAGCTTTCCTGTCTTGTATAACATcagttgtggaagaaaaaaatacttaggCATTTAGAGCACTTTGTCTTTATGGAAAAATCAAACTAAGTTTTAAAACAATGGAAGTTGACACTTAACGCTCCCAGATCCACATTTAGGCATGTAAACAAAGGATTTGCTTTTCAAACAGGCTAAAGGACCATGTCAAAATttagcttttccttctttttgttttccatggGCAGATTAAAGCTGTGAAAGAGGCCTCTGCTTCTGCGGACTAGTTTAAGGGGAAAAGGGGTTGGATATTTTTAGTGGATAGATGGCTAATGTATTCTAGAGTATAGTTTAATATTGCTGTAGATTATTCTAGGCTGgtagtctgtctgtctgtctgtctgtcttttttttttttttttcccccttttaattcCTTGTTTAAGAGCAGATAGGAAAGGATTCCTTTCAAGCACATTAATCAGAGGTGGAGTTTGTTCCTGTATCCATAAGCAAAGCAAATCTGTAGGAAAACTTGATTATCCAAAAGTACCTGCTCCAACAGGCATGCTGATGGAAAATTATTCTGTTCTTGCATACTTAGAGCATTTTACTCCTGTCTTCAGTAGAATTCATAATACCCTCTTCTTCACAGTTTACCCTCTGAAAATACCGTTAAAGTGATGTTGATCTATCACCCTTGTTCAGGTTGCTAGCCACAgcatctctgtctgtctgtctgtctttctgtctctctctttccccctccctcccttctggctGGACAGAACATGTTCATGTATCCACTGTTGCACCATTCTCAAAACAGGGCagccagagagaaaggaaagaaacaaggtTGTTCCCACGTTGCTCATAGGGTTTTTGTGCTTCAGTGTTTACCCTTCCTAATCTCTTCAGAAATCAGCTTCAGGCTGGAAAACCTGTGGTAGATCCTTGTATTTTACGTATAGCACAGCATCAGAACTTTTGAGCCACCTCTTTATTACTGTCTTGATTAAATATATTAGAAAGAAACAGTATATTTGATTGGTCTGCTTAATACTACCCTTGCTTATTCCTTCTTCCTGGATTTTAAGCTTTTATCTGTAGCATTTTCCCTCTGCCTTGTTGTGAATGTGGCTATAGTGGGATTTACAAACAAAAGGAGTTTAATGAAGATAGAcatgtcagaaagaaaaaaaagctgagctTGTGCTTGTTCTGAGTGATTGTTTATTTCAAAATGGTTGTGAGAAAGAGCTTCAAAAAACACCTGAAAGCTCTCTGACAGACCGCATTCGGGAGCCGGGGGCTACTGCCTTTTTACTGCAGTAGAATCTCTGCTTTTACACCACTgtttctgaagttaaaaaaaaaaaaaaatgaaggcagtGAGAAAGAAGATCAAATTCTGAGTGCCTTTCTCAGGCAAAATGCTACTGAGACTGTAGAAAGTTCATCTGAACAAGGACTTCCTGACATGACACCAAGAAATTTTTAACGCTCGTATGGTAATTTCAGGCTCTTTTGGTGAGAAAGGGTGGGGTTGCATGCTGAAGCAATCCACCTCGGCAATCCAGATCGCTCCGTTTCCGCTCTCCTCAATGAGTTCAGTACGCTGTAGGGGACATCGCTATCAAGGGTGAACATCCAGCACGGGGACATATCATTTACTTCTTTATGCAAGCAGATATCTTGCTTGCATCCAGTTAAACAAGTCCACAAGCTTTGTGAGAGTATAATGTGTGTTATCAGGTGATATCTTCAGATGGGTCTGAGCCAGTAACACATCAGCTTCACTTTTAAAACTCTGTGAACACTTGGCAATATAGAAATCAGTCTTTCAAGAatcccattttcctttaaaaagccttcagttttaaagaaataaggaGTAACAGTAATAAAATATGCTTATATAGGAAGAGCATATACATTCTTTAACCACTTTCAAACTGAATTCCTTTGCACACTCTGCAGTCTCCTTCTGCACTTAACCAGCAATGAGAAACAAGTGAAATCCTGATCATAAGCAAGTCAGATTATGTCTATACTGGGGGCTTCAGCATGCCCAAGCCTTAGTGCATCCTACAGCAGTGTTTCAGCTGATTTTCAGGAGAATGAAACCTAGCACGTGGGCCAGAAGATGACCACTGTGTCTTCCAGTACTTACCCCATCTGGACAACAGGGAAACAAAACTGTGGGGCCTACTGCAACTTATACTGATCTGGAAGTCAACACTCCCATTAATACCAGCAAATCAAAGCTAATTAGCTTCTTTGTGGCTATCTTACCATTTTTTCAAGGATAAAGAATGCAAAAGCGTTCTCCGCTATTCACTGTATAAAGATACATGAAGGCTTCTTCAGTGTGTAAAGGAAAACAGCTAGAACCTCTCTTTTATAGAAGCATCTGCTTTCCAGATTTACTTTTTCTGATTTGAATTACAGGTCTACATGGTTCTTTGCTTTTACagaagttaaaatatatatatatatatatatatatatttttttttaacagctttataCCACAGTAAAGAAAAGCAGTGTTAATATATCCATCTTACATCCAGTTTATTTAATATTATAGCAGTGAATACAGATAAGAGTTTTCAAATCTGACAATGCTAAAGTTGGCAAGATATAGATACCCTGACAGATCAACAGCCTGTTAGTAGTTCTGGAACTGCACGTGTGTGAGAAAGCTGAAGGGTGTACATGAGTAGTCTTCAAGTTCAGTTTCATAGCTACTGATAATATAGTCTTAAAAACATCACTCTTGATAGGGCAGGGCAGCATCTGCATAGAAATAAAGTAGAGCTGTGCCTGTCAGCACCGAGAACTATATTccaatatttataatatttaaaacaaGTGAAATAAGTATCTTTTCCTTAAAGAACAAACTGATCTTTGGTcaacatttattaaaatatgttttattttattttacaacagtaatattaaaattatatagCTTTTTATAGGgtgcacattttaaaatcagtgttCTGCTCTGATAAAGTAATTGTATTAGTTTCAAGGCAGGTATAATTTGAGAGCAGAGGTAGGCTTCAGCTTAGAAGCTTACAAAGACTGAATCTCAGCTCTCCCCTGGAATGGGTGAAAGGCACTGATGCACTTTCAGATCACTTCTCGCCGCTTTCATAATTTCTGTATGAGCACAGCACTTTCAAACATGCTGGGCTAAGCCCTTAATTAGTTAAATCTACAGTAAGAGCTCTGAATGTCAATTGACAACATACTTAGGCCTGTTTGATGTTTAATATCCACATTTGGGAAGTGTAGCTAACATACTCTTTAGTGCTCTTTCAAATGGCATTTCAATACCATAGCAATGACTAGGTTTTAAAAACATAGGTCCTTTCGGAAAAACATTCCATGCGAGTTAGGAGCACAGGTCTTACCAGCAGGCTGACCTTTAATTGCAGGCAGTAACTCGTGCTCTGTACCAGGGCGTGTACATGTGCTTTACAAGGGTCCATTCACATCTAACAGTGAACAGGCATATATCCATGTTACAGGTAAGTAAACGTTGTTACAGCAGATGAAAATGGCTCTGTGAAGGGAATCAGCCCAAGAAGTTGCACTGACCCAAGAAGTTACACTGACCTTATACTGGCCCTAGCTCTAAATGATTTCTCTAAGCAGTGCCCTTGCCAAAACCAGTCCAGTGCTCCGTGACTTTTCAGTTCCTACCCTCCTCAGCCCTCTCTACGTTCCTTCATCACTCAAAAATAACACTGGAACAGGAGGCAATGCTAGCTTGTTTGTCTGCTTTCCTGCTTCTGGTACCTCTGCAAGGGCAAGCAGCTTTGCTGTTAAATACCTTTTGTATATTTTGTGTCTAAGCATTTAATTCATTTTAGCAGGTGTCAGCACCCTCAAGTACGTGATGTTCCGAGTCTTTCTTCCTCGAGTTAAATACAAAAATGCTGTTGCATACAGTAGcagtattttgctttcctttagtGCAGGTGTTCTTGCAGTAAAGAACAAGCACATCTCAGAGTTCAGAAGCAGGACTGTTGGTCAGCAAGGCTGAGTACAAGGGTGAATTTATTGGAAATAATTGTTACAGTCACACCTGGAAGCTCCGTTCAAGATagctttcattttgaataaaTGCAAGGTGAAACTCTCGTTCTCCAAACAGCTTATGAGACAAAGGGTGAGAAGCGCAGCTTAGAGACTAAGCGACATAGCCCTAACGCAGTAAGTCTATAGTAGAACTGGAAACAGGAGCGGGGGTCTTCCAGGTCTAGACCCTGTCCACTTGACCACGCTGTCTCCCATCTTTGGTTTGTACTGTCTTGTCCCTCCAAACAGAGATCTTTAGAAGAAATTGACTGAATCCCAAGTGCTGCCTGTGCTCCATTATTTCAGCTTCTTCTTACTTCAAGAATAACCACATTTTACACggatttccttctctttccaaacATATTGTTGATTAACTTGGCCATTGACTTTGATCCACTTGGTCgtctcttttccttcactttgagATTTGAGGTAACGTTTCTCAGGACTTTCATGAACATTGCCACAACTTCCTGATAATGTTCTGCTGCAGACAGTTCACAGAATTGGCACTTGTTATCCATTGCCAACTTTTGTCCTTCATCCCAGCCGACTTCCCTCATGTGGCATAAATCTTGCTTGTTACCAACCAGAAACACTGCTGACTCTGCCATTCTGAAATTACAAAGGTTCTGATTAGAGAAAAGATAATAGTAATTGTATATAATACATTTTCTAGTGCTCTCTCAAATGCCATTTCaataccatatatatatatattagtatTACTGTGCTGAATTCTGTACTATATACTGTGTATCTGCAAGCTGTACTTCAGGATAACAGGAATGGGCAGCGGGGGAGAAGTCATATAACCTTTCCAGGTAATGTTATAGTTTTCCATTGGCCAGAgtcaaaattcagtgttttccagCCAAAAAATTCTTAAGACATCTATCAGGAAGTTCTCATTTTAGTTTCTCTCTCTAGtaattgtatgtatttttcttccattacagTTCTCATACAAGGCTGAGTATTTTCAGCTCCTGGATTTCACAAAGAAGCAAGCTGAATGTTATCTCCGTTTGTAGATGGGAGAATAGAGTCAGAGAGACAAATTTAACATCAGTGTCAATGGCCcaattcagaagagaaaacagcaatCCTAATTCAAAGGATTTTGCTACAATACCTTCTTCTAAAGAAATGCTATGAAAGGAAGGTCAGCagtaaaacagagagagaagtattaaaaattatttacctCACTGCTGATATAAGAAAAGGATTTTGTtgtcatttattttgaaagagtCTCAGCAACTTCATGCAAGATTACAGACCACCACATATATTCAGACTCTTACAGTTTTGGTTGCTCTTGTTGGAAGTAGTTTATTTCTCACCATACAGTGAACCACATGTATAAACAACACTGGCACCACCACTAAAGGCAGTTCAGGAGAAATGAATACTGTTAAATTCATTAATTGGGGGAAGAGCTTTCTTCAAACTCCAACTGGTGCATCTTCACTGGTAACTGAGTCCCCACTCAGAAGCAGAAGCACAGGGTGACtgtgccagctttttttttttttttttttttttttttttacccatgtGAATCACAGCAGACAGAATAGTGGCAGTTATTGAAATGGTAGCGCTGTAAGAAATACGAATGAAAATCCTCGTGTATTTGGCTTTGGACACAGCAAAACAGATTGGAATTTGCAAGAGTTTGCCTTCAAGTATCTTATTGTTGGTATTGGGTTATGCTGCTAGGACCCAACTGGATTTTAATTGCTACTAGGACGCCTGCAGCTCACAGAAATGTTCAtggttgttttatttgtttgaggGAAACAAAAACAATGCCACTTACTTTTTACAGGCTCCTACGTGAGACTCGCGGATCCTGTACAGCAGTGCTTTGGCAAATGCAAACGATGCTCTGTCACTGATGTCATAAACGATGATAAACCCATCAGCCCAGTGGAGCTCGTCTGTGAGGGAGAACTTCCCCCGCTGCGCTTGAAAGAAGATCAAATTCACATGCAAAAAGAAGGTTACTGTTGTCACTTCAGAGTATTCTCTTTGTCACTGCAAATGGAGAACGTTGCATCTTTCACTGCAGGTCTAGGTGCCAGCACTGAATTCAGGTGCGTCCTGCTCCCAAGGCCTAATGAATAACTGTCGCTACAGATAGCACTTTGCATCATTGACAAATTCATTATAAACACCTCTACTTTGTTTAGTGGTAAAATTGTATTAACTCTACAGCCATGGCTTTCAGCAGAGTTACGCTGAATATTCTGCAGTGTTACAGGAGACTGAAAAGTTGGCCATCAGTATTTGTTGGATGTATAATTATGGCTTGGTTTTGCATACCCCTAGTATTCTGATCATAGTGAGCttaatgaatttgttttaaattctttgtTCCTACTCACTTCTTCTGagctttctctgtgcttttcaaGTCTGAAAATAATTTATGCTTGGGATAAGTTTCCGCAGGGATGGAAGATCTCCTTTCAGGCTGCAGTTGACTTTAATACAACAGGTGACAAAAGTCACTCCAGTGATAATGAGGGTTATACCAGTCTTTGGGTTCCTCCACCCTAAGAAAGTACCATTGTTACAGTTTCTAGAAagcaactgctgcaaactgcCCTGTTAAGCTAAGGAAATGGCATTTCAACTAATTTCAAATTAGTTTATCCTTGTAGTTTAGCACCAGCTAGCAAGACCATGTGACCTAGGACAGCTAAAATATTGGCAGCTGCCCAAGAAACTACAACTTTTTAGCTGATTGATTGTCTTCTGCACTGGCATGAGGATAAAAATGTTCCTGATTTCAGATTTCCCTGAACAGCTTGCTTTGCTGGGCAGCAATTTCAGAACCGTTTAAGTTGTTCCCTTGTGAGTTTACCTCAACCTTTTGCTCTTTATAACATAT from Struthio camelus isolate bStrCam1 chromosome 1, bStrCam1.hap1, whole genome shotgun sequence carries:
- the RERGL gene encoding ras-related and estrogen-regulated growth inhibitor-like protein; translated protein: MAEVKLAVLGGGGAGKSALTVRFLTRRFIGEYASSAECIYTKHLCLDGRQIHLEIYDPCSERGKFSLTDELHWADGFIIVYDISDRASFAFAKALLYRIRESHVGACKKMAESAVFLVGNKQDLCHMREVGWDEGQKLAMDNKCQFCELSAAEHYQEVVAMFMKVLRNVTSNLKVKEKRRPSGSKSMAKLINNMFGKRRKSV